TGCTTGGGAAGGGATGACGGATTTGAGGAATCTAATAGCCAGAGTAATAATATTATTCTTTGCGGCCCTTGCCCAGCTAAATCCTCTGAAGGAAGGCATCCGACCTCTGGATTCTGACTTCTGCCCTCTAAGGTTTTACCATCGGACCTTTCGATGGATGCAAGTTGCGCCCATCAGCGGCCGACCGCCTTGGTCCCGGCCAGGGAAAAGCGAACGATATGGTCCGTCAGGCGCCGAATCAAATCCGGGCTGATTTTTTCACACAGCAGGAATTCCAAATCGTTGCGTTTGATGGTCAAAAGCGCGCGGCACTGGGTGATGATGCTCAATTCGCAGAAACGCACGTCCTGCTCGTCGGCATCGGGGCCGATCAATGCGCGGATGACGTCGTGCAACTTTCGCCTTTCGGGATTGACCAACTCACGCCAGTCGTTTTTGACCAGGCCGGTTGGGTTGGCCAGCTCCATCAGATACAGGCGAATAAAGTGACCCTCCTCCCCCTTTTTGATAACGTTTTGCATGAGGGTTTGGATAAACACCCGCAGCCGATCCATGGGCGCCCCCTCGCTTGAAACCGAAAAAACCTGGTCTTCGAATTGTAGAAAGGTGTAACGCCACGTTTCGGCATAGAGGCTGGCCTTGTTTTTGAAGTAGTAATTGACGGAAGCCACGTTGGCCCCGGCCCGGGAGCAGATTTCCACCACCTTGGCATTGCGGTATCCTTTTTCGGCAAACACTTCGCAGGCTGCGTTCAACAGTCTTTTCCGGGTTTCTTTGCCATCCTCTCGTTTCGCCACGGTGCTCTCCCTGGTGGGTGATGGCGCCGGCAAGCCGCGCCATCGGCTTCATTGAAGCGCTGTAACAGCGTTGTCATATTTTATAATTAGGCCTATGGTCACCGGCATAAATGATCGTTGACATGGCCGTTCCTATAAGTTAAAAAGCGATTTTAAATAATCGTTTAAGATAATGGATACCATTTGTCAAGCGGAAGGAAAACATTCATGCAAATCATCAAAACAAGGCCTTCTATCATTGCCCTGACAGCAGCCGTTCTACTGACCGGGCTGGTGTTCGCAAGCTGTGATCGATCGACGGAATTTAGGCCGCCTCGAGCGGTTCCCGAAGTATCGACGGTCACGGTTGACGCATGCATGCTCCTGCTGACCACCGAACTGCCCGGCCGCACGTCCGCTTACCGTACTGCGGAAATTCGTCCCCAGGTCAGCGGCTTGATTCTAAAACGCCTGTTTGAGGAAGGGTCCGCTATCAAGGCGGGACAGGTGCTTTACCAGATCGACCCCGCCCCTTTTCAGGCCGCTTTGGACAGTGCCGAGGCAAATAAAACGGTGATGCTCACGGCCACCGAACAGGCGCGGGCGGCATTGAAAGCGAGCCAGGCCGAGGTTGCCCGTTTGAAAGATGCCCTGGCCCTAGCGAAAACGAACAATGAGCGCTACGAGGAAGCGTTCAAGGACAATGCCATTTCCGCCATCCAGAGGGACCAGGCCGCCACCGAGGTGAAAACCACGGAATCCTCACTGCGGGCTGCGGAAGCGCAGGTCGAAAGCAGCCGCCAGGCGGTGGCTGCAGCCCAGGCCGGCATTCAGCAGTCCGAAGCGACACTGAAGACCATGAGAATCAATTTGGGATATACAAAGATGACGGCACCCATCTCCGGCCGCATCGGCAAATCCAGCGTAACCGAAGGTGCCATCGTCACGGCCTATCAGCCGGTCCCCCTCGCCACGATCCAGCAGTTGGATCCCATCTATGTGGATGTGCCCCAATCCACCAGCGAGCTTCTGCGGTTGAAGCGTCGCGTTGCCGAAGGCCTGCTGCACAACGAAGGGAAGAATCAGAGCAAGGTCCAACTGATTATGGAAGACGGCTCGGCTTACCCTCTTGAGGGGACCCTGCAGTTTCAGGATGTCACGGTGAACCCGAGCACCGGTTCCGTGCTCTTGCGGGTGGTCTTCCCAAATCCTGACGGATTTCTCCTGCCGGGCATGTTCGTGCGGGCGGTCATCCAGGAGGGACTGGACGAAGAGGCCATCCTGATTCCCCAGCAGGCGGTGTCGAGGGATCACAAGGGAAATCCCTATGCGTTGACGGTGGATGCCCAGGGCAAGGTCGGTCAGCGGATGCTCACCCTCGACCGGGCGATCGACGATCAGTGGCTGGTCGCATCGGGGCTAAATCCCGGTGATCGGCTGATCGTCGAGGGACGGCAGCGGATACGGCCGGGTATGGCGGTTAAAACGGTGCCATTCGTTGAAAAAAAAGCCGGGCAGGATACGAGTGGTAACGCCGGGGCACCGTCTGGAAAGAAAAGTCAAGGAGGCGCCTGATGTTGTCACGGTTTTTCCTGGACCGACCGGTATTTGCCTGGGTTATCGCCATTGCCATCATGGCCGCCGGCATCCTGGCGATTTACAATCTGCCCGTGTCGCAGTACCCCCCGATCGCGCCGCCGTCCATCGCCATCGATGCCTCCTATCCCGGTGCATCGGCGGAAACCGTCGAAAACACGGTGACGCAGATTGTCGAGCAAAAAATGACCGGGTTGAGCGATATGCTTTATCTGTCCGGTACCAGTTCCTCTTCCGGCTCCGCCAGAGTCGAGTTGACCTTTAAGCCCGGAACCGACCCGGATCTGGCCTGGGCCAAGGTACAGAACAAACTCCAGCTCGCCATGGCCAGCCTTCCCGATGTGGTCCAGCGCCAGGGCGTCCGGGTCGCGAAGTCGACCCGGAACTACCTGATCATCGTGGGGCTGATATCGGAAGACGGCAGCATGGATGGTGACGACCTGCGCGACTATGCCCAGTCGAACCTGGAAAAGATTATGGCCAGGGTCCCGGGCGTGGGTGAGGTCCAGATCTTCGGTTCCCAGTATGCGATGCGGATCTGGGTAAATCCCGACAAGTTGACCAGTTTTAACCTGACCATGGAAGACGTCATTGCGGCCCTGCGAACCTACAACGTGGAGGTGTCCGCCGGACAGCTGGGCGGGGCTCCCGCGGTGGAGGGGCAGCGGATGAACGCCGCCATCGTCGTGCAGCACCTGCTGCAGACCCCGGAAGAATTTTCCG
Above is a window of Deltaproteobacteria bacterium DNA encoding:
- a CDS encoding CerR family C-terminal domain-containing protein, encoding MAKREDGKETRKRLLNAACEVFAEKGYRNAKVVEICSRAGANVASVNYYFKNKASLYAETWRYTFLQFEDQVFSVSSEGAPMDRLRVFIQTLMQNVIKKGEEGHFIRLYLMELANPTGLVKNDWRELVNPERRKLHDVIRALIGPDADEQDVRFCELSIITQCRALLTIKRNDLEFLLCEKISPDLIRRLTDHIVRFSLAGTKAVGR
- a CDS encoding efflux RND transporter periplasmic adaptor subunit, coding for MQIIKTRPSIIALTAAVLLTGLVFASCDRSTEFRPPRAVPEVSTVTVDACMLLLTTELPGRTSAYRTAEIRPQVSGLILKRLFEEGSAIKAGQVLYQIDPAPFQAALDSAEANKTVMLTATEQARAALKASQAEVARLKDALALAKTNNERYEEAFKDNAISAIQRDQAATEVKTTESSLRAAEAQVESSRQAVAAAQAGIQQSEATLKTMRINLGYTKMTAPISGRIGKSSVTEGAIVTAYQPVPLATIQQLDPIYVDVPQSTSELLRLKRRVAEGLLHNEGKNQSKVQLIMEDGSAYPLEGTLQFQDVTVNPSTGSVLLRVVFPNPDGFLLPGMFVRAVIQEGLDEEAILIPQQAVSRDHKGNPYALTVDAQGKVGQRMLTLDRAIDDQWLVASGLNPGDRLIVEGRQRIRPGMAVKTVPFVEKKAGQDTSGNAGAPSGKKSQGGA